A genomic stretch from Pseudomonas alkylphenolica includes:
- a CDS encoding CoA transferase subunit A: protein MAEILSLHDAVKQFVHDGDSVALEGFTHLIPTAAGHEIIRQGKKELTLVRMTPDLIYDQLIGAGCARKLIFSWGGNPGVGSLHRLRDAVEKQWPQAMEIEEHSHADLANAYVAGASGLPFAVLRAYAGSDLPKVNPLIKSVTCPFTGEVLAAVPSVRPDVTVIHAQKADRKGNVLLWGILGVQKEAALAAKRCIVTVEEIVDDLNAPMNACVLPTWALSAVCLVPGGAHPSYAHGYYERDNRFYQAWDPIARNREAFTAWIDEYIRGTADFNEFKAKLASASEAAQ from the coding sequence ATGGCTGAAATCCTCTCGCTCCACGATGCCGTGAAGCAGTTCGTCCACGACGGTGACAGCGTCGCCCTCGAAGGCTTCACGCACTTGATTCCGACTGCCGCCGGGCATGAAATCATTCGTCAGGGCAAGAAAGAGCTGACCCTGGTACGTATGACTCCTGACCTGATCTACGATCAGCTGATCGGTGCCGGTTGCGCCCGCAAACTGATTTTCTCCTGGGGCGGTAACCCCGGTGTAGGCTCGCTGCACCGCCTGCGTGATGCCGTGGAAAAGCAATGGCCGCAGGCCATGGAGATCGAAGAGCACAGCCACGCCGACCTTGCCAACGCCTATGTTGCCGGCGCCTCGGGCCTGCCTTTCGCGGTGCTGCGCGCTTACGCCGGTTCCGACCTGCCCAAGGTCAACCCGCTGATCAAGAGCGTCACTTGCCCGTTCACCGGTGAAGTACTCGCCGCCGTGCCTTCGGTACGCCCGGATGTCACCGTGATTCACGCACAGAAGGCCGATCGCAAGGGCAACGTGCTGCTCTGGGGCATTCTCGGCGTGCAGAAAGAAGCGGCCCTGGCGGCCAAGCGTTGCATCGTCACCGTCGAAGAAATCGTCGATGACCTCAATGCTCCGATGAACGCCTGCGTGCTGCCTACCTGGGCACTGTCGGCGGTGTGCCTGGTGCCGGGCGGTGCGCACCCGTCCTACGCCCATGGCTACTACGAGCGTGACAACCGTTTCTACCAGGCCTGGGACCCGATTGCCCGCAATCGCGAAGCCTTTACTGCCTGGATCGACGAATACATTCGCGGCACCGCCGACTTCAATGAATTCAAGGCAAAACTGGCCAGCGCTTCGGAGGCTGCACAATGA
- a CDS encoding CoA-transferase subunit beta, translated as MSYSTNEMMTVAAARRLRNGAVCFVGIGLPSKAANLARLTSSPDVVLIYESGPIGAKPSVLPLSIGDGELAETADTVVPTGEIFRYWLQGGRIDVGFLGAAQVDRFGNINTTVVGDYHNPKVRLPGAGGAPEIAGSAKQVLIILKQSNRAFVDKLDFITSVGHGEGGDSRKRLGLPGEGPVGIITDLCIMEPEAGTYEFVVTSIHPGVTREQIIAATGWAIRFADSVQTTAEPSEVELSALRDLEARTAAAHGQAPGEA; from the coding sequence ATGAGCTACTCCACCAATGAAATGATGACCGTCGCTGCAGCCCGTCGTCTGCGTAACGGTGCAGTGTGCTTCGTCGGCATCGGCCTGCCTTCCAAGGCCGCCAACCTGGCGCGTCTGACGTCCTCGCCCGACGTGGTGCTGATCTACGAATCCGGCCCGATTGGCGCCAAGCCGAGCGTGCTGCCGCTGTCGATCGGCGACGGTGAACTGGCGGAAACCGCCGACACCGTGGTGCCGACCGGCGAGATTTTCCGCTACTGGCTGCAAGGCGGACGTATCGACGTCGGCTTCCTCGGTGCCGCTCAGGTTGACCGTTTCGGCAACATCAACACCACCGTGGTGGGTGACTACCACAACCCGAAAGTACGCCTGCCCGGTGCCGGTGGCGCGCCGGAGATTGCCGGTTCCGCCAAGCAGGTGCTGATCATCCTCAAACAGTCGAATCGCGCCTTCGTCGACAAACTCGACTTCATCACTTCGGTCGGCCACGGCGAGGGCGGTGATTCGCGCAAACGTCTGGGCCTGCCAGGCGAAGGGCCGGTGGGGATCATCACCGACCTGTGCATCATGGAGCCGGAAGCTGGCACTTACGAGTTTGTCGTGACCTCGATCCATCCGGGCGTGACCCGCGAGCAGATCATTGCCGCGACGGGTTGGGCGATTCGCTTTGCCGACAGCGTGCAGACCACCGCCGAGCCAAGCGAAGTCGAGCTCAGCGCCCTGCGTGACCTGGAAGCACGCACCGCCGCCGCCCACGGCCAAGCGCCAGGAGAAGCCTGA
- the pcaF gene encoding 3-oxoadipyl-CoA thiolase, which translates to MMRDVFICDAIRTPIGRFGGALAGVRADDLAAVPIKALIERNPQVQWDLLDEVFLGCANQAGEDNRNVARMALLLAGLPDSVPGVTLNRLCASGMDAVGTAFRAIASGEMELAIAGGVESMSRAPFVMGKADNAYSRNMKLEDTTIGWRFINPLMKAQYGVDAMPQTADNVADDYQVSRADQDAFALRSQQRTAAAQAAGFFAEEIVPVRIAHKKGETVVEHDEHPRADTTLEALARLKPVNGPDKTVTAGNASGVNDGAAALILASAEAVKKHGLTPRARVLGMASAGVAPRVMGIGPVPAVRKLTERLDVAVSDFDVIELNEAFASQGLAVLRELGLADDAPQVNPNGGAIALGHPLGMSGARLILTALHQLEKSGGRKGLATMCVGVGQGLALAIERV; encoded by the coding sequence CTGATGCGTGACGTATTTATCTGCGATGCCATTCGTACCCCCATCGGCCGCTTCGGCGGCGCCCTGGCCGGTGTACGTGCCGATGATCTGGCCGCCGTACCGATCAAGGCGCTGATCGAGCGCAACCCGCAGGTGCAATGGGATCTGCTGGACGAAGTGTTCCTTGGCTGCGCCAACCAGGCCGGCGAAGACAACCGCAACGTCGCGCGCATGGCGCTGCTGTTGGCAGGCCTGCCGGACAGCGTGCCCGGTGTGACCCTCAACCGCCTCTGTGCCTCGGGCATGGACGCGGTCGGCACCGCCTTTCGTGCCATCGCCAGTGGCGAGATGGAGCTGGCGATTGCCGGCGGCGTCGAGTCGATGTCGCGTGCGCCGTTCGTCATGGGCAAGGCCGACAACGCCTATTCGCGCAACATGAAACTGGAAGACACCACCATCGGCTGGCGCTTCATCAACCCGTTGATGAAAGCCCAGTACGGCGTCGATGCCATGCCGCAGACTGCCGACAACGTTGCCGACGATTACCAGGTCTCGCGTGCCGATCAGGACGCTTTCGCCCTGCGTAGCCAGCAACGTACCGCAGCCGCCCAGGCCGCAGGGTTCTTCGCTGAAGAGATCGTGCCGGTGCGCATCGCCCACAAAAAAGGCGAAACCGTTGTCGAGCACGACGAGCACCCTCGGGCCGATACCACCCTCGAAGCCCTGGCACGACTGAAGCCGGTCAACGGCCCGGACAAGACCGTCACCGCAGGCAACGCCTCGGGGGTCAACGACGGTGCCGCGGCATTGATCCTGGCCTCGGCTGAAGCAGTGAAAAAACACGGCCTGACGCCACGTGCCCGGGTCCTCGGCATGGCCAGCGCCGGTGTTGCGCCGCGAGTCATGGGCATCGGTCCGGTGCCGGCGGTACGCAAGCTGACCGAGCGCCTCGATGTGGCGGTGAGTGATTTCGATGTCATCGAGCTCAACGAAGCCTTCGCCAGCCAAGGCCTGGCAGTGCTGCGCGAACTGGGCCTGGCCGATGACGCGCCGCAGGTCAACCCCAATGGCGGCGCCATCGCGCTGGGCCATCCGCTGGGCATGAGCGGTGCGCGGCTGATACTCACCGCCTTGCATCAGCTGGAGAAATCCGGTGGTCGCAAGGGCCTGGCGACCATGTGCGTCGGGGTAGGGCAGGGCCTGGCGCTGGCCATCGAGCGGGTGTAA
- a CDS encoding MFS family transporter: MTTAYYTGEERSKRIFAIVGASSGNLVEWFDFYVYAFCAIYFAPAFFPSDDPTVQLLNTAGVFAAGFLMRPIGGWLFGRVADRHGRKNSMMISVLMMCAGSLVIACLPTYASIGAWAPALLLLARLFQGLSVGGEYGTTATYMSEVALRGQRGFFASFQYVTLIGGQLLAVLVVVILQQLLSEDELRAWGWRIPFVVGAVAAVISLFLRRSLEETSSAETRNDKEAGSVAGLFRHHTAAFITVLGYTAGGSLIFYTFTTYMQKYLVNTAGMSAKTASFIMTGALFLYMCMQPFFGMLSDRIGRRNSMLLFGALGTVFTVPILMALKTVTSPFLAFVLITLALCIVSFYTSISGLVKAEMFPPQVRALGVGLAYAVANAIFGGSAEYVALGLKSMGMENTFYWYVTAMMAIAFLFSLRLPKQAAYLHHDH, translated from the coding sequence ATGACAACTGCCTATTACACCGGTGAGGAACGCAGTAAGCGCATCTTCGCCATCGTCGGTGCCTCCTCGGGCAACCTGGTGGAATGGTTCGACTTCTATGTCTATGCCTTCTGCGCCATTTACTTTGCCCCGGCGTTTTTCCCTTCTGACGATCCGACGGTGCAGTTGCTCAATACCGCCGGGGTGTTTGCCGCAGGCTTTCTGATGCGCCCGATTGGTGGTTGGCTGTTTGGCCGGGTGGCCGATCGGCATGGCCGCAAGAATTCGATGATGATCTCGGTGCTGATGATGTGTGCCGGCTCCCTGGTCATCGCCTGTCTGCCGACTTACGCCTCGATCGGCGCCTGGGCGCCGGCGCTGCTGTTGCTGGCGCGGCTGTTCCAGGGCCTGTCGGTGGGCGGTGAATACGGCACCACCGCGACCTACATGAGTGAAGTGGCCCTGCGCGGTCAGCGCGGTTTCTTTGCCTCGTTCCAGTACGTGACGCTGATTGGCGGGCAACTGCTGGCGGTGCTGGTGGTGGTGATTCTCCAGCAACTGCTCAGCGAGGATGAACTGCGCGCCTGGGGCTGGCGGATTCCGTTCGTGGTGGGTGCGGTTGCGGCAGTGATCTCGTTGTTCCTGCGCCGCTCGCTGGAAGAGACCAGCAGCGCCGAAACCCGTAACGACAAAGAGGCCGGTAGTGTCGCCGGGCTGTTCCGTCACCACACTGCAGCCTTCATCACCGTGCTGGGTTACACGGCGGGTGGCTCGCTGATTTTCTATACTTTCACCACCTACATGCAGAAGTACCTGGTGAACACCGCCGGCATGAGTGCCAAGACCGCCAGTTTCATCATGACTGGCGCGCTGTTTCTGTACATGTGCATGCAGCCGTTCTTCGGCATGCTTTCCGACCGTATCGGCCGGCGTAATTCGATGCTGCTGTTCGGCGCCCTCGGTACCGTGTTCACCGTGCCGATCCTGATGGCGTTGAAAACCGTCACCAGCCCGTTCCTGGCTTTCGTGCTGATCACCCTGGCGCTGTGTATCGTCAGTTTCTATACCTCGATCAGTGGCCTGGTCAAAGCCGAGATGTTCCCGCCGCAGGTGCGCGCTCTGGGTGTGGGGCTGGCGTATGCGGTGGCCAACGCGATATTTGGCGGTTCGGCCGAATATGTGGCCCTGGGGCTGAAGTCGATGGGCATGGAGAACACCTTTTACTGGTACGTTACCGCCATGATGGCGATCGCCTTCCTGTTCAGCCTGCGCTTGCCTAAACAGGCGGCGTACCTGCACCACGATCATTGA